A genomic region of Nocardioides plantarum contains the following coding sequences:
- a CDS encoding thioesterase family protein: MTAPVRQAPPVARARPVPPLARTASLARVVETGHLATAWANDLPVLATPVLLWWAELAAIAAIAPDVGPEVAPGWMSVGAAHDVRHLAPTRLGATVRVSATLVEVEGASLTFEVAAHDGDRPVLSGTHVRGIVDRERFRAAHDLV; encoded by the coding sequence ATGACCGCCCCCGTGCGCCAGGCTCCCCCCGTGGCGCGGGCCAGGCCCGTCCCGCCGCTCGCGCGCACGGCCAGCCTGGCCCGGGTCGTCGAGACCGGGCACCTGGCCACCGCGTGGGCCAACGACCTGCCCGTGCTGGCCACGCCGGTGCTGCTGTGGTGGGCCGAGCTGGCCGCGATCGCCGCGATCGCGCCGGACGTGGGGCCCGAGGTCGCACCGGGGTGGATGAGCGTCGGCGCGGCGCACGACGTGCGCCACCTCGCGCCGACGCGCCTGGGCGCGACGGTGCGGGTGAGCGCGACCCTGGTGGAGGTCGAGGGGGCGTCGCTCACCTTCGAGGTCGCCGCCCACGACGGTGACCGACCGGTGCTGTCGGGCACCCACGTCCGCGGGATCGTCGACCGCGAACGCTTCCGCGCCGCCCACGACCTGGTGTGA
- a CDS encoding acyl-CoA dehydrogenase family protein, with protein sequence MHQPSARIRTRFHEVASSTVAVNSEACYRAGQFDHESWQAVADAGVWRLAVPRHFGGADGTWWDFVAAFEGIASGGRDLGFNLSMVAQAGLIRSLLKHGSETQIDRFLPRLMSGAVGATALTETRGGSDVAGTTTTARRDGDGYVLSGTKDHITHGPIADIALVLGRVPEVGSRDITLFLVDTSTPGVRHGEVEDMLGNRTSPTGPLHLDHVQLDRHGVFAGVGRGLEIIYDTISLDRLLYGVAAAAFLEPVLEESMDHAERRTAFKQPIAEHQYVQGRLTDIRFGIETTRWTSYAALEAVLAQRPEASMLCSIAKYQGSEQLVAGTENAIRLLGHLGYMTGPASRRFLDGLGTIIAGGTSEMQRKNVFNQMVALRRAGQAAGERAA encoded by the coding sequence ATGCACCAGCCATCCGCACGCATCCGGACCCGATTCCACGAGGTCGCGAGCTCGACGGTCGCTGTCAACTCCGAGGCCTGCTACCGCGCCGGCCAGTTCGACCACGAGTCCTGGCAGGCCGTCGCGGACGCCGGCGTGTGGCGCCTGGCGGTCCCACGCCACTTCGGTGGCGCCGACGGCACCTGGTGGGACTTCGTCGCGGCGTTCGAGGGCATCGCCTCGGGCGGGAGGGACCTGGGCTTCAACCTCTCGATGGTCGCCCAGGCCGGGCTCATCCGCTCGCTGCTCAAGCACGGGAGCGAGACCCAGATCGACCGCTTCCTCCCGCGGCTGATGAGCGGTGCGGTGGGTGCCACCGCCCTGACCGAGACCCGGGGCGGCTCCGACGTCGCGGGGACGACGACGACCGCCCGTCGCGACGGGGACGGCTACGTGCTGAGCGGGACCAAGGACCACATCACCCACGGACCGATCGCCGACATCGCCCTGGTCCTGGGCCGGGTCCCCGAGGTGGGATCGCGCGACATCACGCTCTTCCTGGTCGACACCAGCACGCCCGGGGTGCGCCACGGAGAGGTCGAGGACATGCTGGGCAACCGGACCAGCCCGACCGGTCCGCTGCACCTCGACCACGTGCAGCTCGACCGGCACGGGGTCTTCGCGGGGGTCGGGCGCGGGTTGGAGATCATCTACGACACCATCAGCCTCGACCGGCTGCTGTACGGCGTGGCCGCCGCGGCGTTCCTGGAGCCCGTGCTCGAGGAGTCGATGGACCACGCCGAGCGGCGGACGGCGTTCAAGCAGCCGATCGCCGAGCACCAGTACGTGCAGGGTCGGCTGACCGACATCCGGTTCGGTATCGAGACCACGCGCTGGACGTCGTACGCCGCCCTGGAGGCGGTGCTGGCCCAGCGCCCCGAAGCCTCCATGCTCTGCTCGATCGCGAAGTACCAGGGCTCCGAGCAGCTCGTGGCCGGCACCGAGAACGCGATCCGCCTGCTGGGTCACCTCGGCTACATGACGGGCCCCGCGTCGCGCCGCTTCCTCGACGGGCTCGGCACGATCATCGCCGGTGGCACCTCGGAGATGCAGCGCAAGAACGTCTTCAACCAGATGGTGGCGCTTCGCCGCGCCGGCCAGGCCGCCGGGGAGCGGGCGGCATGA
- a CDS encoding FHA domain-containing protein produces the protein MSADRVEPLCSTSAPAPGLVAREGDRVLLWSRTTAERDKRLASQVRGSSLGVFLRGVAAEALAGPDMSLVAIGIEPDRVVVLARGAVRVEVRGATAETSDLVDGSSSLTIVERALALPLHSIRAHLGEPHDTAGDGPTHLGSGVVPAAGVLVGWAVRPETAPPAPALLPAACGCARAAVPEQQPPVAPEPAVLVDAVPDAVACASGHVNAHDTIYCTICGIGMAQSGVTSARVPPSFSPGSDDGSDYGVLVVDDGTVLSVRGPVVCGSAPETQPDVRAGRADAVRIPDTQPVHCRFSVHAGRVHVHNVGAAALAIRAGQDPTWQSLRVGHEVALASDSVLALGDRQLRYVGRPELVGGA, from the coding sequence GTGAGCGCCGACCGGGTCGAGCCCCTCTGCTCGACGTCGGCTCCGGCGCCCGGGCTGGTCGCCCGTGAGGGCGACCGGGTGCTGCTGTGGTCCCGCACGACGGCGGAGCGCGACAAGCGGCTCGCCTCCCAGGTCCGCGGGTCGTCACTGGGCGTCTTCTTGCGGGGTGTCGCCGCTGAGGCGCTGGCCGGTCCCGACATGTCCCTGGTGGCGATCGGGATCGAGCCGGACCGGGTCGTGGTGCTGGCCCGTGGTGCCGTCCGCGTCGAGGTCCGAGGTGCCACCGCCGAGACGAGCGACCTCGTCGACGGGTCGTCGTCCCTGACCATCGTCGAGCGGGCCCTCGCGCTGCCACTGCACAGCATCCGTGCCCACCTGGGCGAGCCGCACGACACCGCCGGCGACGGCCCGACCCACCTCGGGTCGGGCGTCGTACCGGCCGCCGGGGTGCTGGTCGGCTGGGCGGTGCGCCCGGAGACCGCACCGCCGGCCCCGGCCCTCCTCCCGGCGGCGTGCGGCTGCGCCCGCGCCGCCGTGCCAGAGCAACAGCCGCCTGTCGCGCCGGAGCCGGCCGTGCTGGTCGACGCGGTGCCCGACGCCGTGGCCTGTGCCTCCGGGCACGTCAACGCCCACGACACGATCTACTGCACGATCTGCGGCATCGGGATGGCCCAGAGCGGGGTCACCTCCGCACGGGTCCCACCCTCGTTCTCGCCAGGCTCCGATGACGGCTCCGACTACGGGGTGCTGGTGGTCGACGACGGGACCGTCCTGTCGGTGCGGGGGCCGGTGGTCTGCGGGTCGGCGCCCGAGACGCAGCCCGACGTGCGCGCCGGCCGGGCCGACGCCGTACGGATCCCCGACACGCAGCCGGTGCACTGCCGGTTCTCCGTGCACGCCGGGCGGGTGCACGTCCACAACGTCGGCGCCGCCGCGCTCGCCATCCGGGCGGGGCAGGACCCGACGTGGCAGAGCCTGCGCGTGGGGCACGAGGTCGCACTCGCGTCGGACAGCGTGCTCGCCCTGGGTGACCGCCAGCTGCGCTACGTCGGGCGCCCCGAGCTCGTGGGGGGAGCATGA
- a CDS encoding aminotransferase class I/II-fold pyridoxal phosphate-dependent enzyme → MTIVSAGASTAPTGSAPAGSGLADPRGLAGEAPLLAAWLRFTEATRQGRTRPFTIPGHKQRTHLTGTLVEGDVPLFGGLDTVGLTVGRLAQAERLAAEHWGADWARFSVGGATHGNQALTLALGRPGDRVVVSRTLHRSLLTGLALAGLDPVWVRPGIDPESGLPTCVPVDDVRRALATDRVCGVFLTEPSYVGTCGPVREYAEVAHEAGVPLVVDAAWGAHFGAHPDLPPFPLRAGADAVVISAHKSLPAMNQAAVVLARTTRSGGLLSPQRLESGFDATHTTSPSGSILASIDAARALLQRDGRGLFDLLLPAVRRARTRLAAIPGVRVLAGRLPDGAVVDPVKLVVCLAGTGANGLDVGADLDALGLPLEMADLDTLIPMITIADSADDLDQLVTALGASIERHRGAPRAPVPAAAWSVTPRPVLSPREAHFAEREALAPEQAVGRTSAELIAPYPPGVPVLAPGEQITAEVIASLRAMLDHGGRVAYAADPALATLQVVRDATETPGRRPSRSTPQIDQGPGPSPS, encoded by the coding sequence ATGACGATCGTCTCGGCGGGTGCCTCGACCGCCCCCACCGGATCCGCGCCTGCCGGCTCCGGGCTCGCAGACCCGCGCGGGTTGGCCGGCGAGGCACCGCTCCTCGCCGCGTGGCTCCGCTTCACCGAGGCGACCCGGCAGGGGCGCACCCGTCCCTTCACCATCCCGGGTCACAAGCAGCGCACCCACCTGACCGGGACCCTCGTCGAGGGCGACGTACCGCTCTTCGGAGGTCTGGACACCGTGGGCCTGACCGTGGGACGGCTGGCGCAGGCCGAGCGCCTGGCTGCAGAGCACTGGGGGGCCGACTGGGCGCGGTTCTCCGTCGGTGGCGCGACCCACGGCAACCAGGCCCTGACCCTCGCCCTGGGCCGACCCGGAGACCGGGTGGTGGTCAGTCGGACCCTGCACCGCTCGCTGCTGACCGGCTTGGCGCTGGCGGGGCTGGACCCGGTGTGGGTGCGACCGGGCATCGACCCGGAGTCGGGCCTGCCCACCTGCGTGCCGGTCGACGACGTACGCCGTGCGCTGGCGACCGACCGGGTCTGCGGGGTCTTCCTCACCGAGCCGTCCTACGTCGGCACCTGCGGTCCGGTCCGCGAGTACGCCGAGGTGGCCCACGAGGCGGGCGTCCCCCTGGTGGTCGACGCTGCCTGGGGAGCGCACTTCGGAGCCCACCCGGACCTGCCGCCGTTCCCGCTGCGCGCGGGCGCCGACGCCGTGGTGATCAGTGCCCACAAGTCCCTGCCGGCCATGAACCAGGCGGCCGTGGTGCTCGCCCGGACCACCCGGTCCGGCGGGCTCCTCTCGCCCCAACGCCTGGAGTCGGGTTTCGACGCGACCCACACCACCAGCCCCTCGGGCTCGATCCTGGCGAGCATCGACGCCGCCCGGGCGCTGCTCCAGCGCGACGGCCGGGGGCTCTTCGACCTCCTCCTGCCGGCCGTGCGTCGGGCCCGCACGAGGCTCGCCGCGATCCCCGGGGTGAGGGTGCTCGCGGGGCGACTGCCCGACGGAGCCGTCGTCGACCCGGTCAAGCTCGTCGTGTGCCTGGCCGGCACCGGCGCCAACGGGCTCGACGTCGGTGCCGATCTCGACGCGCTGGGGCTCCCGCTGGAGATGGCCGACCTGGACACCCTGATCCCGATGATCACGATCGCCGACTCGGCGGACGACCTCGATCAGCTGGTGACCGCGCTGGGGGCTTCGATCGAGCGACACCGGGGCGCGCCGCGCGCACCGGTCCCGGCGGCGGCGTGGAGCGTGACCCCGCGCCCGGTACTGAGCCCACGAGAGGCCCACTTCGCCGAGCGGGAGGCGCTGGCACCCGAGCAGGCGGTGGGTCGGACCAGCGCCGAGCTGATCGCGCCCTACCCGCCGGGGGTGCCGGTGCTCGCACCCGGGGAGCAGATCACCGCCGAGGTGATCGCGTCACTGCGGGCGATGCTCGACCACGGAGGCCGGGTGGCCTACGCGGCCGACCCCGCCCTGGCCACCCTGCAGGTCGTCCGTGACGCCACCGAGACGCCGGGGCGGCGACCATCGCGCTCGACCCCGCAGATCGACCAGGGACCCGGTCCCAGCCCGTCCTAG
- a CDS encoding cation:proton antiporter: MSSPLVPEATLLCLAVALLLAGASVGARTASALRMPQVLGQLVSGLLLGPSVLGWFAPDAQHALFPPGGTLAELAHLALLVVVGVSALEMSPAIIRRHAGRVLLVCAPAFLLPLALGIGVGLWAAPSLDTDTETWRFTLVIGVVLAVSAVPVAIRILSELGVAHQLWAQVALAAAVAMDLVVWLLFSAAVGSTGTGPTVVSLVLAGASLAVTALLVLRINRPGRSVPHAESCTLVIAVLCGAATAGLLGLDGVIGAFLVGVCAAGAANGDPAQTRALDETVSRLLAPLAFASMGLTIDLGALSPGLVLVTVALVGLALVSKIVGGWAGGRLAGFERREARAIGTLLSARGAMEIMLADLALRAGVVDAGWHAVIMTIGIATSVVAGPLTRLAVSGLPVPAEDERGHDLVARPDPDGPGESLDRAA; this comes from the coding sequence GTGAGCAGCCCGCTGGTCCCCGAGGCGACCCTGCTCTGCCTCGCGGTCGCCCTCCTCCTGGCTGGCGCGTCGGTCGGCGCCCGGACCGCATCCGCGCTGCGGATGCCTCAGGTCCTCGGCCAGCTCGTGTCCGGCCTGCTTCTCGGGCCCTCGGTCCTGGGATGGTTCGCACCCGACGCGCAGCACGCACTGTTCCCCCCGGGCGGGACGCTGGCCGAGCTCGCGCACCTGGCGCTCCTGGTCGTGGTCGGGGTCAGCGCCCTCGAGATGTCCCCGGCCATCATCCGGCGCCACGCCGGACGGGTCCTCCTGGTCTGTGCCCCGGCGTTCCTGCTGCCCCTGGCGCTCGGTATCGGGGTCGGACTGTGGGCCGCCCCCTCGCTCGACACCGACACCGAGACCTGGCGGTTCACGCTCGTCATCGGCGTCGTGCTCGCGGTCTCCGCGGTCCCGGTCGCGATCAGGATCCTGTCCGAGCTGGGGGTGGCGCACCAGCTCTGGGCCCAGGTCGCGCTCGCCGCCGCCGTCGCGATGGACCTGGTCGTCTGGCTGCTCTTCAGCGCCGCCGTCGGCTCGACCGGCACGGGCCCCACGGTCGTCTCCCTCGTCCTGGCCGGTGCGAGCCTGGCCGTGACGGCGCTGCTGGTCCTGCGGATCAACCGCCCGGGGCGCTCCGTGCCGCACGCCGAGAGCTGCACCCTGGTCATCGCCGTCCTCTGCGGTGCCGCCACGGCCGGGCTGCTCGGGTTGGACGGGGTGATCGGGGCGTTCCTGGTCGGGGTCTGCGCGGCGGGTGCCGCGAACGGCGACCCGGCCCAGACCCGGGCCCTCGACGAGACCGTCTCGAGGCTGCTGGCCCCGCTGGCGTTCGCGAGCATGGGCCTGACGATCGACCTGGGGGCCCTCTCTCCCGGTCTGGTGCTGGTCACCGTCGCGCTGGTCGGTCTCGCCCTCGTCAGCAAGATCGTCGGGGGCTGGGCCGGTGGCCGCCTGGCGGGCTTCGAGCGCAGGGAGGCGCGGGCCATCGGCACCCTCCTCTCGGCGCGCGGAGCGATGGAGATCATGCTCGCCGACCTCGCTCTGAGAGCGGGGGTCGTCGATGCGGGATGGCACGCCGTCATCATGACGATCGGCATCGCCACCTCCGTGGTGGCCGGACCACTCACCCGCCTCGCCGTCTCCGGCCTCCCGGTGCCCGCCGAGGACGAGCGCGGGCACGACCTCGTGGCCCGGCCCGACCCCGACGGCCCCGGCGAGAGCCTCGACCGCGCAGCCTGA
- a CDS encoding proline--tRNA ligase yields MILRMSTLFVRTLRDDPADAEVPSHRLLVRAGYIRRAAPGIYSWLPLGLRVLRRIEGIIREEMDGIGAQELSFPALLPRAPYEATGRWTEYGDGIFRLKDRKDDDYLLGPTHEEMFTLVVKDLYSSYKDLPLSLYQVQNKYRDEARPRAGILRGREFVMKDSYSFDVDDAGLDASYQKHRDAYVRIFDRLGFDYVIVKATSGAMGGSRSEEFLAKAEVGEDTYVRCTVCDYAANVEAVEVPTPAPSSYDGVPAAHAEQTPGTPTIDSLVDFLNEKLPRDDRPWAAGDTLKNVLVVFTHPDGTREPVAIGLPGDREVDQKRLEGQLEPITVEPMDEAELRKHPALVKGYIGPGVLGEDSTSGIRYLLDPRVVEGTRWVTGADVDGSHVVDLVAGRDFTGDGTVEAADVRDGDPCPRCAETGDAGVLVSARGIEMGHIFQLGRKYAEALDLKVLDENGKLVTVTMGSYGVGVTRAVAAVAEGTLDDAGLCWPREVAPADVHLVAAGKDDALFTAAEEIARELDAAGVRVLYDDRRGKTSPGVKFKDAELIGVPTIVVVGKGLVDGVVEVKDRRTGEREDIAAASVVDHLVSLVRS; encoded by the coding sequence ATGATTCTCCGGATGTCGACCCTGTTCGTGCGCACCCTGCGCGACGACCCAGCCGACGCCGAGGTCCCGAGCCACCGCCTCCTGGTCCGCGCCGGTTACATCCGGCGCGCCGCACCCGGCATCTACAGCTGGCTGCCGCTTGGTCTGCGCGTGCTGCGTCGCATCGAGGGGATCATCCGCGAGGAGATGGACGGCATCGGCGCGCAGGAGCTCAGCTTCCCCGCCCTGCTGCCCCGCGCGCCCTACGAGGCGACCGGCCGCTGGACCGAGTACGGCGACGGCATCTTCCGGCTCAAGGACCGCAAGGACGACGACTACCTGCTCGGCCCCACCCACGAGGAGATGTTCACCCTCGTCGTGAAGGACCTCTACTCGTCCTACAAGGACCTGCCCCTGTCGCTCTACCAGGTCCAGAACAAGTACCGCGACGAGGCGCGACCCCGCGCCGGGATCCTGCGCGGGCGCGAGTTCGTCATGAAGGACTCCTACTCCTTCGACGTCGACGACGCCGGTCTCGACGCCAGCTACCAGAAGCACCGCGACGCCTACGTCCGGATCTTCGACCGGCTCGGCTTCGACTACGTGATCGTCAAGGCGACCTCGGGCGCCATGGGCGGCTCGCGCTCCGAGGAGTTCCTGGCCAAGGCCGAGGTCGGCGAGGACACCTACGTCCGCTGCACCGTCTGCGACTACGCCGCCAACGTCGAGGCCGTCGAGGTGCCCACCCCCGCGCCCTCGTCGTACGACGGCGTGCCCGCGGCCCACGCCGAGCAGACCCCCGGCACGCCCACGATCGACTCGCTGGTCGACTTCCTCAACGAGAAGCTCCCGCGCGACGACCGCCCCTGGGCCGCCGGCGACACCCTCAAGAACGTGCTCGTCGTCTTCACGCACCCCGACGGCACCCGCGAGCCCGTCGCCATCGGCCTGCCCGGCGACCGCGAGGTCGACCAGAAGCGCCTCGAGGGCCAGCTCGAGCCCATCACGGTCGAGCCCATGGACGAGGCCGAGCTGCGCAAGCACCCCGCGCTGGTCAAGGGCTACATCGGACCCGGCGTCCTCGGCGAGGACAGCACGTCCGGCATCCGCTACCTCCTCGACCCCCGCGTCGTCGAAGGCACCCGCTGGGTCACCGGTGCCGACGTCGACGGCAGCCACGTCGTCGACCTCGTCGCGGGTCGCGACTTCACCGGTGACGGCACGGTCGAGGCGGCCGACGTCCGCGACGGCGACCCGTGCCCCCGCTGCGCCGAGACCGGTGACGCGGGCGTGCTCGTCAGCGCCCGCGGCATCGAGATGGGCCACATCTTCCAGCTCGGCCGCAAGTACGCCGAGGCCCTCGACCTCAAGGTGCTCGACGAGAACGGCAAGCTCGTCACCGTCACCATGGGCTCCTACGGCGTCGGGGTGACCCGCGCGGTCGCCGCCGTCGCCGAGGGCACCCTCGACGACGCCGGGCTGTGCTGGCCGCGCGAGGTGGCGCCCGCCGACGTCCACCTCGTTGCCGCCGGCAAGGACGACGCGCTGTTCACCGCAGCCGAGGAGATCGCCCGCGAGCTCGACGCCGCCGGGGTCCGGGTCCTCTACGACGACCGGCGCGGCAAGACCAGCCCGGGCGTGAAGTTCAAGGACGCCGAGCTCATCGGCGTCCCGACGATCGTCGTGGTCGGCAAGGGCCTCGTCGACGGTGTGGTCGAGGTCAAGGACCGGCGTACGGGCGAGCGCGAGGACATCGCCGCGGCCTCCGTGGTCGACCACCTGGTGTCCCTCGTCCGCTCCTGA